One Telluria mixta DNA window includes the following coding sequences:
- a CDS encoding ABC transporter substrate-binding protein translates to MKTAIAFAAAAFAAGLSMPALAQISGDTVKIGMITDLSGVYSDIDGNGGAEAVRMAIADAGGAINGKKIQFIVADHQNKPDIAASKAREWFDQQGVDMLIGGTNSGAALAMAKVAAEKKKVFIAIGSGSAQLTNEQCSPYTVHYAYDTVALARGTGATMVKQGGKSWYFLTADYAFGQSLEKDTTDVVKANGGTVLGSVKHPLGASDFSSFLLQAQSSKAQVLGLANAGGDFINSVKAAKEFGLTSKMKIAGLLVFINDIHTLGLQTTQGLYLTDAWYWDMNNDTRVWAKKYFAKMKKEPSSLQAADYSAAMNYLNAVKAIGTDDGDKVMAQLKKTKINDMFTKNGEIRPDGRMVHDMYLMQVKTPAESKAPWDYYKVVATIPGAQAYTTKAETKCAAWK, encoded by the coding sequence ATGAAAACAGCGATTGCCTTTGCCGCCGCCGCCTTCGCGGCCGGTTTGTCCATGCCGGCGCTGGCCCAGATCTCGGGCGACACCGTCAAAATCGGCATGATCACGGATTTATCGGGCGTGTATTCCGACATCGACGGCAATGGCGGTGCCGAAGCCGTGCGCATGGCGATCGCGGATGCGGGCGGCGCCATCAATGGTAAAAAAATCCAGTTCATCGTCGCCGACCACCAGAACAAGCCCGACATTGCCGCCAGCAAGGCGCGGGAATGGTTCGACCAGCAGGGCGTCGACATGCTGATCGGCGGCACGAACTCCGGCGCCGCCCTCGCCATGGCCAAGGTGGCGGCGGAAAAGAAAAAAGTCTTTATCGCCATCGGTTCCGGCAGTGCGCAGCTGACCAACGAACAGTGCTCGCCGTATACCGTGCACTACGCGTATGACACGGTCGCGCTCGCCCGCGGCACGGGCGCCACGATGGTGAAGCAGGGCGGCAAGAGCTGGTATTTCCTGACGGCCGATTACGCGTTCGGCCAGTCGCTGGAAAAGGACACGACCGACGTCGTGAAGGCCAATGGCGGTACCGTGCTGGGCAGTGTGAAGCACCCGCTGGGCGCATCCGACTTTTCGTCGTTCCTGCTGCAGGCGCAGTCGTCGAAAGCGCAGGTGCTGGGGCTGGCGAATGCCGGCGGCGACTTCATCAATTCCGTCAAGGCGGCGAAGGAATTCGGCCTCACCAGCAAGATGAAGATCGCGGGCCTGCTCGTGTTCATCAACGATATCCACACCCTCGGGCTACAGACTACGCAAGGACTCTACCTGACAGACGCCTGGTACTGGGACATGAACAACGACACCCGCGTGTGGGCGAAAAAATACTTCGCGAAGATGAAGAAGGAGCCGTCGTCGCTGCAGGCGGCGGATTATTCCGCGGCGATGAATTACCTGAACGCGGTTAAGGCGATCGGCACGGACGATGGCGACAAGGTCATGGCCCAGCTGAAAAAGACCAAGATCAATGACATGTTCACGAAGAATGGCGAGATCCGTCCGGACGGCCGCATGGTGCACGATATGTACCTGATGCAGGTCAAGACGCCGGCCGAGTCGAAGGCGCCATGGGATTACTACAAGGTCGTGGCCACGATTCCGGGCGCCCAGGCGTACACGACCAAGGCCGAGACCAAGTGCGCGGCCTGGAAGTGA
- a CDS encoding ABC transporter ATP-binding protein: protein MTPALEIENLQAWYGESHILHGVSFAVQPGEVVTLLGRNGAGRTTTLRAIMGLTGARTGSIKVNGVEAIRLPTHRIAHLGIGYCPEERGIFASLSTEENLMLPPKLAGGDAGMSVAEIYEMFPNLYERRHSQGTRLSGGEQQMLAVARILRTGARLLLLDEISEGLAPVIVQALAKMITTLKAKGYTIVMVEQNFRFAAPLADRFYVMEHGRIITTIAAAELQASMPALTELLGV, encoded by the coding sequence ATGACGCCGGCACTGGAGATCGAGAACCTGCAAGCCTGGTATGGCGAATCGCACATCCTGCACGGCGTCAGCTTTGCCGTGCAGCCGGGCGAAGTCGTCACCCTGCTGGGCCGCAACGGCGCGGGCCGCACGACTACGTTGCGCGCGATCATGGGCCTGACGGGCGCGCGCACCGGGTCGATCAAGGTCAACGGCGTCGAGGCGATCCGCCTGCCCACGCACCGCATCGCCCACCTCGGCATCGGTTACTGCCCGGAAGAGCGGGGCATTTTCGCGTCGCTGTCGACCGAGGAAAACCTCATGCTGCCGCCGAAGCTGGCTGGCGGCGACGCCGGCATGAGCGTCGCGGAGATCTACGAGATGTTCCCGAACTTGTACGAACGGCGCCACAGCCAGGGGACGCGGCTGTCCGGCGGCGAACAGCAGATGCTGGCCGTCGCGCGCATCCTGCGCACGGGTGCGCGCCTGTTGCTGCTGGACGAGATTTCGGAAGGGCTGGCGCCCGTGATCGTGCAGGCGCTCGCGAAGATGATCACGACCCTCAAGGCGAAGGGCTACACGATCGTCATGGTGGAACAGAATTTCCGGTTCGCGGCGCCGCTGGCGGACCGGTTTTACGTCATGGAACACGGCCGCATCATCACGACGATCGCGGCCGCGGAGCTGCAGGCCAGCATGCCGGCATTGACCGAGCTGCTGGGCGTTTGA
- a CDS encoding ABC transporter ATP-binding protein, producing MPDVILETRDLTKEFKGFTAVNQVSLQVQRGHIHALIGPNGAGKTTCFNLLTKFLAPSAGRILFNGTDITALKPAQIARMGIIRSFQISAVFPHLTVLENVRIGLQRALGTSFYFWRSEKTLNRLNDRAMALLAEVDLEQFADTITADLPYGRKRALEIATTLGMEPELMLLDEPTQGMGHEDVHRVTALIKKVASGRTILMVEHNMNVVSGICDRISVLQRGAVLAEGSYADVSRNPQVIEAYMGSADNNLAGAHG from the coding sequence ATGCCGGACGTCATTCTGGAAACACGTGATCTGACGAAGGAATTCAAGGGTTTTACGGCGGTCAACCAGGTGAGTCTGCAGGTGCAGCGCGGCCATATCCACGCGCTCATCGGACCCAATGGCGCCGGCAAGACGACGTGCTTCAACCTGCTGACCAAATTCCTGGCGCCCTCCGCCGGCCGCATTCTGTTCAACGGCACCGACATCACCGCCCTGAAACCGGCGCAGATCGCGCGGATGGGAATCATCCGCTCGTTCCAGATCTCGGCCGTGTTCCCGCATCTCACCGTGCTGGAAAACGTGCGTATCGGCCTGCAGCGTGCCCTCGGCACCAGCTTTTATTTCTGGCGCAGCGAAAAGACCTTGAACCGGCTCAACGACCGCGCCATGGCGTTGCTGGCCGAAGTGGACCTGGAACAGTTTGCCGACACCATCACGGCCGACCTGCCATACGGCCGCAAGCGCGCGCTCGAGATCGCCACGACGCTCGGCATGGAGCCGGAACTCATGTTGCTGGACGAACCGACGCAGGGCATGGGCCACGAAGATGTGCACCGCGTGACGGCACTGATCAAAAAAGTGGCAAGCGGACGCACGATCCTGATGGTGGAACACAACATGAACGTCGTTTCGGGTATTTGCGACCGCATCTCCGTGCTGCAGCGCGGCGCCGTGCTGGCGGAAGGCAGTTACGCGGACGTGTCGCGCAATCCGCAGGTCATCGAAGCGTACATGGGCAGCGCCGACAACAACCTGGCGGGAGCGCACGGATGA
- a CDS encoding GMC family oxidoreductase — protein sequence MESAGEFDVIIVGAGTAGCVLANRLTRRSDVQVLLIEAGGKDDYLWIHIPVGYLYCIGNPRTDWLFKTEADPGLARRSLIYPRGKVLGGSSSINGMIYMRGQAEDYDRWAAITGDPSWRWDNVLPIFKASEDHHGGASTIHGSGGEWRVERQRLSWEILDAFREAAHQTGIPKVDDFNGGDNAGCAYFEVNQRRGIRLNTAKAFLRPAATRPNLTIMTGCHVEKLWIEQTEQGAVCRGVKFTGGGRAFTATARRETLLAAGAIGSPHILQLSGIGPAALLHQHGIAPVLDAPGVGENLQDHLQLRMVYRITGARSLNTSAASWYGKMKIGVQYLLFQSGPMSMAPSQLGAFARSDPGQATPNLEYHVQPLSLEKFGDPLHGFPAFTASVCNLRPTARGHVRLAANDSYAPPKISPNYLSTPEDRKVAAEALALTRRIVAAPALAKYRPEEFKPGPHYRTEEELAEAASLIGTTIFHPVGTCRMGRTDDPLAVVDSELRVKGVQGLRVVDASIMPTITSGNTNSPTLMIAEKTAQLIQSAWS from the coding sequence ATGGAGTCCGCAGGGGAATTCGATGTCATCATTGTCGGGGCCGGTACCGCCGGCTGCGTGCTGGCCAACCGCCTCACCCGCAGGTCCGACGTGCAGGTGCTGCTGATCGAGGCCGGCGGCAAGGACGATTACCTGTGGATCCACATCCCCGTCGGTTACCTGTACTGCATCGGCAACCCGCGCACGGACTGGTTGTTCAAAACGGAGGCGGATCCAGGTCTGGCGCGGCGATCGCTCATCTACCCACGTGGAAAAGTCCTGGGCGGCAGTTCATCGATCAACGGCATGATCTACATGCGCGGCCAGGCCGAGGACTATGACCGCTGGGCTGCCATCACGGGCGATCCATCCTGGCGCTGGGACAATGTCCTGCCCATTTTCAAGGCAAGCGAAGACCATCACGGCGGCGCCAGCACCATCCACGGCAGCGGCGGCGAGTGGAGAGTGGAGCGCCAGCGGCTGTCCTGGGAAATCCTCGACGCGTTCCGTGAAGCGGCCCACCAGACGGGCATCCCGAAAGTCGACGATTTCAACGGCGGCGACAACGCAGGCTGTGCCTATTTCGAAGTCAACCAGCGGCGCGGCATCCGGCTGAATACGGCCAAAGCCTTTCTCAGGCCGGCCGCCACGCGTCCGAACCTGACGATCATGACGGGCTGCCATGTTGAAAAGCTGTGGATCGAGCAGACGGAGCAGGGCGCTGTCTGCCGCGGGGTGAAATTCACGGGTGGCGGCCGTGCGTTCACCGCCACGGCGCGGCGCGAAACCCTGCTGGCCGCTGGCGCCATCGGTTCGCCGCATATCCTGCAATTGTCCGGCATCGGGCCGGCAGCCCTGTTGCACCAGCATGGGATCGCACCCGTCCTCGATGCGCCCGGCGTGGGCGAAAACCTGCAGGATCATTTGCAACTGCGTATGGTCTACCGCATCACGGGCGCCCGCTCGCTCAACACGAGTGCCGCGTCCTGGTACGGCAAGATGAAAATCGGCGTGCAATATCTGCTATTCCAAAGCGGGCCCATGTCGATGGCGCCGTCGCAGCTGGGCGCGTTTGCCCGCTCCGACCCTGGCCAGGCGACGCCAAACCTCGAATACCACGTGCAGCCGCTCTCCCTGGAAAAATTCGGCGATCCGCTGCACGGTTTCCCCGCTTTTACGGCGAGCGTGTGCAATTTGCGGCCGACGGCGCGGGGCCATGTCCGGCTGGCGGCGAACGACAGTTACGCGCCCCCGAAAATATCTCCGAACTATCTCAGCACGCCGGAAGACCGCAAGGTGGCGGCCGAGGCGCTGGCGCTGACGCGGCGCATCGTCGCGGCGCCCGCGCTGGCGAAGTACCGCCCGGAAGAATTCAAGCCGGGCCCGCACTACCGCACGGAGGAAGAATTGGCGGAAGCAGCCAGCCTCATCGGCACGACGATTTTTCATCCGGTCGGCACCTGCCGCATGGGGAGAACGGACGATCCGCTGGCCGTCGTCGACAGCGAGCTGCGCGTCAAAGGTGTCCAGGGGCTGCGCGTCGTCGACGCGTCCATCATGCCGACGATCACGTCCGGCAACACGAATTCTCCGACGTTGATGATTGCCGAAAAGACGGCGCAGTTGATCCAGAGCGCGTGGTCGTAG
- a CDS encoding 5'-methylthioadenosine/adenosylhomocysteine nucleosidase produces MRLGIISALHEEQQGLVEAMEGAYKLTHGMRDYFLGQLWEIDAVCVLSRIGKVAAALTTTTLVEKFGVTHILFTGVAGAGDASIRVGDIVVAESLVQHDMDASPLFPRYEVPLTGLTHFLSDHHMALQLADAAHRFLEDDFALAIDPGERAVFALSGPRLHRGLIASADQFVSDKGRLDALNGALPGLLAVEMEGAAVAQACFELGIPFGVVRTISDNANEHAATDFMRFVKSVAARYAFHIVRQFCLGWQKAGVTQASRVSAGT; encoded by the coding sequence ATGCGATTAGGGATCATTAGCGCATTGCACGAAGAACAGCAGGGGCTCGTGGAGGCCATGGAAGGGGCCTACAAGCTCACGCACGGCATGCGTGACTACTTCCTCGGACAACTGTGGGAAATCGACGCTGTGTGCGTTTTATCGCGTATAGGCAAGGTTGCAGCGGCACTGACGACCACAACGCTTGTGGAGAAGTTCGGTGTTACCCACATCCTCTTTACGGGTGTGGCTGGTGCTGGCGACGCTTCGATCCGTGTCGGGGACATCGTCGTGGCCGAATCGCTCGTCCAGCACGACATGGATGCGAGCCCTTTGTTCCCCCGTTATGAAGTACCGTTGACGGGTTTGACGCACTTTTTGTCCGACCACCACATGGCGCTGCAGCTGGCCGATGCGGCACATCGATTCCTGGAAGACGACTTCGCCCTGGCCATCGACCCCGGGGAAAGGGCCGTATTCGCGCTCAGCGGGCCGCGGCTGCATCGAGGCCTGATCGCCAGCGCCGACCAGTTCGTGAGCGACAAGGGCCGTCTGGACGCGTTGAATGGGGCATTGCCGGGTCTGCTGGCGGTGGAGATGGAAGGCGCCGCGGTCGCGCAAGCCTGTTTCGAGCTGGGCATCCCGTTCGGCGTCGTCCGGACGATTTCCGACAACGCCAATGAACACGCGGCCACGGATTTCATGCGTTTCGTGAAATCCGTGGCCGCGCGTTATGCTTTTCACATCGTCAGGCAGTTCTGCCTGGGCTGGCAAAAAGCCGGCGTAACTCAGGCCAGCAGGGTGTCCGCCGGCACATAG
- the ald gene encoding alanine dehydrogenase, protein MLIGVPKEIKNNEFRVGLTPPSVHELVARGHKVIVQTGAGAGIGLTDEQYTAAGATIVPSAQEIFAQAEMVVKVKEPQPQECAMLRPGQILYTYLHLAPDPEQTAALVKSGAVCIAYETITGPGGGLPLLAPMSEVAGRMSIQAGASHLEKSKGGAGILLGGVPGVAAGHIVIIGAGVVGTNALQMAVGIGARVTVLDKNVDRLRQLDLVYGNRISTLYSNTHAIEEAVLSADLVIGGVLVPGAAAPKLVTRDMVSKMKKGAVVVDVAIDQGGCFETSHPTTHADPTFVVDGVIHYCVANMPGAVARTSTFALNNATIGHAVALANKGWRQALRDDVHLKNGLNVCEGKVTYAAVAKDLGYDYVPADTLLA, encoded by the coding sequence ATGTTGATAGGCGTACCAAAAGAAATCAAAAACAATGAATTCCGTGTGGGCTTGACGCCCCCCAGCGTGCACGAACTGGTCGCGCGCGGCCATAAGGTCATCGTGCAGACCGGCGCCGGTGCCGGCATCGGGTTGACGGACGAGCAGTACACGGCCGCCGGCGCGACGATCGTCCCGTCGGCGCAAGAGATTTTCGCGCAGGCCGAGATGGTCGTGAAAGTGAAGGAACCGCAGCCGCAGGAATGCGCGATGCTGCGTCCGGGACAGATCCTGTACACGTATCTGCACCTGGCGCCGGATCCGGAGCAGACGGCGGCGCTCGTGAAATCCGGCGCCGTCTGCATCGCCTATGAAACCATCACGGGCCCGGGCGGCGGCCTGCCGCTGCTGGCGCCGATGAGCGAGGTGGCAGGGCGGATGTCGATCCAGGCCGGCGCCAGCCACCTGGAAAAATCGAAGGGCGGCGCCGGCATCCTGCTGGGCGGCGTACCGGGCGTCGCGGCGGGCCACATCGTCATCATCGGCGCCGGCGTCGTCGGTACGAATGCGCTGCAGATGGCGGTCGGCATCGGCGCGCGCGTCACCGTGCTCGATAAAAATGTCGACCGTCTGCGCCAGCTCGACCTCGTCTACGGCAACCGGATCTCGACCCTGTATTCGAACACCCACGCGATCGAGGAAGCAGTGCTGTCGGCCGATCTCGTCATCGGCGGCGTGCTCGTGCCCGGTGCCGCGGCGCCAAAGCTCGTCACGCGCGACATGGTGTCAAAAATGAAAAAAGGCGCCGTCGTCGTCGACGTGGCGATCGACCAGGGTGGCTGCTTCGAGACGTCGCATCCGACGACGCACGCCGATCCGACGTTCGTCGTGGACGGCGTTATTCACTACTGCGTGGCGAACATGCCGGGTGCGGTGGCGCGCACGTCGACGTTCGCGCTGAACAACGCGACAATCGGCCACGCCGTGGCGCTGGCGAACAAGGGGTGGCGGCAGGCGCTGCGCGATGACGTCCACCTCAAGAACGGCCTGAACGTCTGCGAAGGCAAAGTCACCTACGCGGCTGTCGCGAAGGATCTCGGCTATGACTATGTGCCGGCGGACACCCTGCTGGCCTGA
- the putA gene encoding trifunctional transcriptional regulator/proline dehydrogenase/L-glutamate gamma-semialdehyde dehydrogenase, protein MNIAAFPASTYVPFDALQAETRREQTPLRAAITAAYRREETAAVEWLLAQGACANADAYMLAHRLVSAVREKRTRSSGVDALMHEFSLSSEEGVALMCLAEALLRIPDTETADRLIADKISKGDWKKHLGESPSLFVNAATWGLLVTGKLVSSSSEKGLGAALTRMIAKGGEPLIRKGVDLAMRMLGNQFVTGQTIDEALKNSRENETRGYRYSYDMLGEAALTESDADNYYASYEAAIHAIGKASNGRGIKDGPGISIKLSALHPRYSRAQYARVMGELLPRVRNLVLLAKEYNIGINIDAEEADRLEISLDMLEALAFDPSLAGFEGIGLVVQAYQKRCPFVIDFVVDLARRSGRKFMVRLVKGAYWDAEIKHAQVDGLPGYPVYTRKIYTDVSYLTCARKLLAATDVIYAQFATHNAHSLSVIYTWAKADNVTNYEFQCLHGMGETLYDQVVGKENLGKACRIYAPVGSHETLLAYLVRRLLENGANSSFVNQIVDESVPIDTLLTDPFEAARAAHCLPHPRIPLPLALFPDGRRNSAGLDLANEHVLAELAADLGTPRHYVAAPLVDGPVAASGALNIVNPAQSADIVGQVTEATTADVDTALQAAVNAAPGWEGVGNAGRADIIARVGDLFEQYRGELMALAVREAGKSLPNAIAEVREAVDFLRYYAAEIRNAPEARALGPVSCISPWNFPLAIFTGQVAAALAAGNVVLAKPAEQTPLIAHRAVQLFHEAGVPAGALQLLPGRGETVGATLTGDARVKAVIFTGSTEVAQLINRTLAARAAQEGADIPLIAETGGQNALIVDSSALPEQVVQDVLSSAFDSAGQRCSALRVLFLQEDIADKTIKMLKGAMQELRVGVPDRLSTDIGPVIDKEAQQNLLGHIERTKATAKQHFSLVLPDVLLSQGTFVPPTVLEIGSLSELKREVFGPVLHIVRWRRAELDKVVDTINATGYGLTLGVHSRIDETIEFITTRAHVGNIYVNRNIVGAVVGVQPFGGEGKSGTGPKAGGPLYLKRLQKDAAPLLKHARRGNNALDGLLAWACANGHGDIANLANGYMETTLDGVRIDLPGPTGERNELDFVPRGTVLCAPNGTASLLNQLAAVFATGNRALVLAETLPALPIAVKERVRFINAQELEGSEFAMALVEHGLAGNLQATLAARPGAIVGIVDTRAGEPVALWRLVAERALCVNTTAAGGNASLMTLGL, encoded by the coding sequence ATGAACATTGCCGCCTTTCCGGCTTCCACCTACGTCCCTTTCGACGCCCTGCAGGCCGAAACCCGCCGCGAACAGACGCCGCTGCGTGCCGCGATCACCGCCGCCTACCGCCGTGAAGAGACCGCCGCCGTGGAATGGCTGCTGGCCCAGGGTGCCTGCGCCAACGCCGACGCGTACATGCTGGCACACCGTCTCGTGTCGGCCGTGCGCGAAAAACGTACGCGCTCGTCGGGCGTGGATGCGCTGATGCACGAATTCTCGCTGTCGTCCGAAGAAGGTGTCGCACTGATGTGCCTGGCCGAAGCGCTGCTGCGTATTCCGGACACGGAAACGGCCGACCGCCTCATCGCCGACAAGATCAGCAAGGGCGACTGGAAAAAGCACCTGGGCGAATCGCCGTCGCTGTTCGTGAACGCGGCGACCTGGGGCCTGCTCGTCACCGGCAAGCTCGTGTCGTCCAGCAGCGAGAAGGGCCTGGGCGCCGCACTGACCCGCATGATCGCCAAGGGCGGCGAGCCGCTGATCCGCAAGGGCGTCGACCTCGCGATGCGCATGCTGGGCAACCAGTTCGTCACCGGCCAGACCATCGACGAAGCGCTGAAGAACAGCCGAGAAAACGAAACCCGCGGCTACCGCTATTCCTACGACATGCTGGGCGAAGCGGCGCTGACCGAATCCGACGCCGACAATTACTATGCCTCGTACGAAGCGGCCATCCACGCGATCGGCAAAGCCTCCAATGGCCGCGGCATCAAGGACGGTCCGGGCATCTCGATCAAGCTGTCGGCCCTGCATCCGCGCTACAGCCGCGCGCAATACGCCCGCGTGATGGGAGAGTTGCTGCCCCGCGTGCGCAACCTCGTGCTGCTCGCCAAGGAATACAACATCGGCATCAACATCGACGCCGAGGAAGCGGACCGCCTGGAAATCTCGCTGGACATGCTGGAAGCGCTTGCTTTCGATCCATCTTTGGCCGGTTTCGAAGGCATCGGCCTCGTCGTGCAGGCGTACCAGAAGCGCTGCCCGTTCGTGATCGATTTCGTCGTGGACCTGGCACGCCGCAGCGGCCGCAAGTTCATGGTGCGCCTGGTCAAGGGCGCGTACTGGGATGCGGAAATCAAGCACGCCCAGGTCGACGGCCTGCCGGGCTATCCAGTCTATACGCGCAAGATCTACACGGACGTGTCGTACCTGACGTGCGCGCGCAAGCTGCTCGCCGCCACGGACGTCATCTACGCCCAGTTCGCCACGCACAATGCACATTCTCTGTCCGTCATTTACACGTGGGCGAAGGCCGACAACGTCACCAATTACGAATTCCAGTGCCTGCACGGCATGGGGGAAACCTTGTACGACCAGGTCGTCGGCAAGGAAAACCTCGGTAAAGCCTGCCGGATTTATGCACCGGTCGGTTCGCACGAGACGCTGCTCGCCTACCTCGTGCGCCGCCTGCTGGAAAACGGCGCGAATTCGTCGTTCGTGAACCAGATCGTCGACGAGAGCGTGCCCATCGACACCCTGCTGACCGATCCGTTCGAGGCCGCGCGCGCCGCGCACTGCCTGCCGCATCCGCGCATTCCGCTGCCTTTGGCTCTATTCCCGGACGGCCGCCGCAACTCCGCCGGCCTTGATCTCGCCAATGAACACGTGCTGGCCGAACTGGCCGCCGACCTCGGCACGCCGCGCCATTATGTCGCCGCACCGCTCGTCGACGGTCCCGTTGCAGCCAGCGGCGCGCTGAACATCGTGAATCCCGCGCAGTCGGCGGACATCGTCGGACAGGTCACGGAAGCGACCACCGCCGACGTCGACACCGCGCTGCAGGCCGCCGTGAACGCGGCACCGGGCTGGGAAGGCGTGGGCAATGCCGGCCGCGCCGACATCATCGCCCGCGTCGGCGATTTGTTCGAACAATACCGCGGTGAACTGATGGCCCTGGCCGTGCGCGAAGCGGGCAAGTCTCTGCCGAACGCGATCGCGGAAGTGCGCGAAGCCGTCGATTTCCTGCGCTACTACGCGGCCGAGATCCGCAATGCGCCGGAAGCACGCGCGCTGGGTCCGGTGTCCTGCATCAGCCCGTGGAACTTCCCGCTTGCGATCTTTACGGGCCAGGTCGCCGCCGCGCTGGCCGCCGGCAACGTCGTGCTGGCAAAACCGGCCGAGCAGACGCCGTTGATCGCCCACCGCGCCGTGCAATTGTTCCACGAAGCCGGTGTGCCGGCAGGCGCGCTGCAACTGTTGCCGGGCCGCGGCGAGACCGTCGGTGCAACACTGACCGGCGATGCGCGCGTAAAAGCTGTCATCTTTACGGGCTCGACGGAAGTCGCGCAATTGATCAACCGCACGCTGGCCGCACGCGCCGCCCAGGAAGGCGCCGACATTCCGCTGATCGCCGAGACGGGCGGCCAGAACGCGCTGATCGTCGATTCGTCCGCGCTGCCGGAACAGGTCGTGCAGGATGTACTCAGCTCCGCATTCGACAGCGCCGGCCAGCGCTGCTCCGCGCTGCGCGTGCTGTTCCTGCAGGAAGATATCGCGGATAAAACGATCAAGATGCTCAAGGGCGCCATGCAGGAACTGCGCGTCGGTGTGCCGGACCGCCTGTCCACCGACATCGGCCCCGTTATCGACAAGGAAGCCCAGCAGAACCTGCTCGGCCACATCGAGCGCACGAAGGCGACGGCGAAACAGCATTTCTCGCTGGTCTTGCCGGACGTCCTGCTGTCGCAGGGGACGTTCGTGCCGCCGACCGTGCTCGAGATCGGCTCGCTGAGCGAACTGAAGCGCGAAGTCTTCGGCCCCGTGCTGCACATCGTGCGCTGGCGCCGTGCCGAGCTGGACAAGGTTGTCGACACGATCAACGCCACCGGCTACGGCCTGACCCTGGGCGTGCATTCGCGCATCGACGAGACCATCGAATTCATCACGACGCGTGCGCACGTCGGCAACATCTACGTGAACCGCAACATCGTCGGCGCCGTCGTCGGCGTGCAGCCGTTCGGTGGCGAAGGCAAATCCGGCACCGGGCCGAAGGCCGGCGGTCCGCTGTACCTGAAGCGCCTGCAAAAGGATGCGGCGCCCCTGCTGAAACATGCGCGGCGCGGCAACAACGCGCTGGACGGCCTGCTCGCCTGGGCATGCGCGAACGGCCACGGCGACATCGCCAACCTGGCGAACGGTTACATGGAAACGACCCTGGACGGCGTGCGCATCGACTTGCCTGGCCCGACGGGCGAGCGCAACGAGCTCGATTTCGTCCCGCGCGGCACCGTCCTGTGCGCGCCGAACGGCACCGCGAGCCTGCTGAACCAGCTGGCGGCCGTGTTCGCGACGGGCAACCGCGCACTCGTGCTGGCGGAGACACTCCCCGCATTGCCGATCGCCGTGAAGGAACGCGTGCGTTTCATCAATGCGCAGGAACTGGAGGGCAGCGAGTTCGCCATGGCCCTCGTCGAGCACGGTCTTGCCGGGAATCTGCAAGCGACGCTGGCGGCCCGTCCGGGTGCGATCGTCGGCATCGTCGATACCCGTGCGGGCGAGCCGGTGGCGTTGTGGCGCCTGGTGGCGGAACGCGCCTTGTGCGTCAACACGACCGCGGCAGGAGGTAACGCAAGCCTGATGACACTCGGTCTGTAA
- a CDS encoding Lrp/AsnC ligand binding domain-containing protein → MLDKISKKILAELQSDGRISNVELAARVNLSPAACLERVRKLHESGYIMGYTAQLNPQLLDVSLLVFIEVVLDRTTPEVFDAFKQSVQLIPEVLECHMVAGGFDYLVKARVKDMAAYREFLGKTLLQKGVRETHTYAVMEEVKNTTKLPIK, encoded by the coding sequence ATGCTGGACAAGATCAGCAAGAAAATCCTGGCCGAATTACAGAGCGACGGGCGTATCAGCAACGTCGAGCTTGCCGCACGGGTCAACCTGTCGCCCGCCGCCTGCCTCGAGCGGGTGCGCAAGCTGCACGAGTCCGGCTACATCATGGGCTACACGGCCCAGCTGAACCCGCAGCTGCTGGACGTGTCGCTGCTGGTGTTCATCGAAGTGGTGCTGGACCGCACCACGCCGGAAGTCTTCGACGCGTTCAAGCAGAGCGTGCAGCTGATTCCCGAAGTGCTCGAATGCCACATGGTGGCCGGTGGCTTCGATTACCTCGTCAAGGCGCGCGTGAAAGATATGGCAGCTTACCGTGAATTCCTCGGCAAGACATTGCTGCAGAAAGGCGTGCGCGAGACGCACACGTATGCGGTGATGGAAGAAGTCAAGAATACGACGAAACTCCCCATCAAATGA